In the Methanococcus maripaludis genome, one interval contains:
- the comE gene encoding sulfopyruvate decarboxylase subunit beta, which translates to MELTRYEIIKILLEYVTDEIVVCNIGIPSKELFKINDREKNFYMLGSMGLSSSIGHGLALSVDEKVIAIDGDGSVLMNMGSLATIGKTAPKDFLLLIVDNCAYGSTGNQETHSTCTDLYQVSKACGIDSIGVANEEQLRDALKLALSESGTKVIVAKAKPHNENVPNINLVPTEIKHRFMNSIKK; encoded by the coding sequence ATGGAACTTACAAGATATGAAATTATTAAAATTTTACTGGAATACGTGACCGATGAAATAGTTGTTTGTAACATCGGAATCCCAAGTAAAGAACTCTTTAAAATAAACGACAGGGAAAAAAACTTCTACATGTTAGGATCGATGGGTTTATCATCATCCATCGGACATGGGTTAGCACTTTCTGTAGATGAAAAGGTAATTGCAATTGATGGGGATGGTTCTGTTCTGATGAACATGGGCTCTCTTGCAACAATTGGAAAAACTGCTCCAAAAGACTTTTTACTATTAATTGTCGACAACTGCGCTTACGGATCAACTGGAAATCAGGAAACTCATTCGACCTGTACTGATTTATACCAGGTTTCAAAAGCATGCGGAATAGATTCAATTGGTGTAGCTAATGAAGAACAGTTAAGGGATGCACTCAAACTCGCATTAAGTGAATCCGGCACAAAAGTAATTGTGGCAAAAGCAAAACCACACAACGAAAACGTTCCAAATATCAATTTAGTTCCAACAGAAATAAAACACCGGTTCATGAATTCGATAAAAAAATAA
- a CDS encoding ferredoxin family protein yields MKIIIDENYCKGCDICIEVCPKDVYKKSETLNKKGIYPPIPVNPKECTNCQLCILQCPDQAITVETEE; encoded by the coding sequence ATGAAGATTATAATTGACGAAAATTACTGTAAAGGATGCGACATCTGCATTGAAGTGTGCCCAAAAGACGTTTACAAAAAGTCAGAAACACTGAATAAAAAAGGAATTTACCCGCCCATTCCAGTAAACCCAAAAGAATGTACAAACTGCCAGCTCTGCATATTACAATGCCCAGATCAGGCAATTACTGTTGAAACTGAAGAATAA
- a CDS encoding RNA-guided pseudouridylation complex pseudouridine synthase subunit Cbf5, with the protein MELIVKEESKTDYNYGSDPYKRDIKTLLNTGLVVIDKPSGPTSHEVAAWVRNMLNLVKAGHGGTLDPKVTGALPVALGNTTKCVPIWHIPPKEYVCLMHLHDDAKLEDIENIFKEFTGRIHQRPPLKAAVKRSLRIRKIYEIEILEIDGRDILFRTKCQSGTYLRKLVDDMGEALGTSAHMQELRRTISGPFYENEAVYLQDLLDAYIFWKEDGNEEELRKLVKPLEYGLQHLKKIIVKDSAVDAVCHGATLYSSGVSKIEKGIGTDEVVLIETLKGEAVAVGKPLMNTKDMLKTEEGEVVEITRVIMEPGIYPRIWKKRNKNDKTKAESKKK; encoded by the coding sequence TTGGAATTAATTGTAAAAGAAGAATCAAAAACGGATTATAATTACGGATCTGATCCATACAAAAGAGACATAAAAACGCTTCTAAATACGGGACTTGTTGTAATCGATAAGCCATCTGGCCCAACTTCCCACGAAGTTGCCGCATGGGTTAGAAACATGCTAAATTTAGTTAAAGCAGGGCATGGTGGAACGCTTGACCCAAAAGTTACAGGTGCACTTCCTGTAGCATTAGGAAACACCACAAAGTGTGTTCCGATCTGGCACATCCCTCCAAAAGAATACGTGTGTTTGATGCATCTGCATGACGATGCTAAACTTGAAGATATTGAAAATATTTTCAAAGAATTTACTGGAAGAATTCATCAAAGACCCCCTTTAAAAGCTGCTGTCAAAAGAAGCCTTAGAATTAGAAAAATATACGAAATTGAGATTTTGGAAATCGATGGTCGAGATATATTATTTAGAACAAAATGCCAGTCCGGAACGTATTTAAGAAAACTTGTAGATGATATGGGAGAAGCTCTTGGAACATCTGCACACATGCAGGAACTTAGAAGAACGATTAGTGGGCCATTTTATGAAAATGAAGCCGTTTATTTGCAGGATTTACTCGATGCATATATATTCTGGAAAGAAGACGGAAACGAAGAAGAATTAAGAAAATTAGTAAAACCTCTTGAATACGGGCTACAACACCTTAAAAAAATAATTGTAAAGGATAGCGCAGTCGATGCAGTATGCCATGGAGCTACACTTTATTCTTCAGGAGTTTCAAAAATTGAAAAGGGAATTGGAACTGATGAAGTTGTTCTGATCGAAACACTAAAAGGAGAAGCCGTTGCAGTTGGAAAACCACTCATGAATACAAAAGACATGCTAAAAACCGAAGAAGGCGAAGTTGTAGAAATAACGCGTGTGATAATGGAACCTGGGATCTATCCTAGAATCTGGAAAAAAAGAAATAAAAATGATAAAACTAAAGCGGAATCAAAGAAGAAATAA